From a region of the Paenibacillus sp. FSL R10-2734 genome:
- a CDS encoding helix-turn-helix domain-containing protein: MDHRELEHYLRRHDVIEAKQRYTRRNINEFGGKELILPHGEQFPRMPESFFFNQGDYHISKHHRFAAMPEHTHTFIELNYMYSGRCRQSISGSIVELAQGQICLLDTDVPHSISTLDEDDILINILMRKETLNAAFLTRLGSDGRLSDFLINAQSPAAAHDRYLVFRSDNCQNLHYTLASMMCEYFDPRDFSADMINGYMVIVFTELMRVLNQDTSLREVLPTKRGDLLEILQYLERHFNDCSLKDLAARFNFNPNYLGNLLKKSTGKTFGELVQEHRMAYAALLLAHSDRPIGDIAGECGYESLSFFYKKFADRYGLTPLLYRKQNQTT; the protein is encoded by the coding sequence ATGGATCATAGGGAGCTTGAACATTATTTGCGCCGTCATGATGTAATCGAAGCCAAACAGCGGTACACCCGCCGCAACATCAATGAATTTGGTGGCAAAGAATTGATCTTGCCGCACGGGGAACAGTTTCCGCGTATGCCAGAATCCTTTTTTTTCAATCAGGGCGATTATCATATCAGCAAGCACCACCGGTTCGCCGCCATGCCAGAGCATACGCATACATTTATCGAGCTAAATTACATGTACTCAGGCCGCTGCCGACAGAGCATTAGCGGGTCTATCGTAGAGCTAGCCCAAGGCCAGATTTGCTTGCTGGATACGGATGTGCCCCATTCGATTTCTACACTCGATGAGGATGATATCCTGATCAATATTTTGATGCGAAAGGAAACGCTGAACGCAGCATTTCTGACCAGGCTGGGATCTGACGGGAGGTTAAGTGATTTTCTGATCAATGCCCAGTCTCCCGCTGCAGCCCATGACCGCTATCTTGTCTTCCGCTCAGATAACTGTCAAAACCTTCACTATACCCTCGCCAGTATGATGTGCGAGTACTTCGATCCCCGTGATTTCTCCGCGGATATGATCAACGGATATATGGTCATCGTGTTCACGGAGCTTATGCGGGTGCTAAACCAGGACACCTCCTTAAGAGAGGTGCTTCCGACCAAACGGGGTGATCTGCTGGAAATCCTACAGTATCTAGAACGCCATTTTAATGACTGTTCCCTGAAGGATCTGGCTGCACGCTTCAATTTCAATCCGAATTATCTAGGCAACCTGCTTAAGAAAAGCACGGGCAAAACGTTCGGCGAACTAGTACAAGAGCATCGAATGGCATATGCCGCTCTCCTGCTGGCCCACAGCGACCGACCTATTGGGGATATAGCCGGGGAATGCGGATATGAGAGCCTCAGCTTTTTCTACAAAAAATTCGCGGATCGTTACGGACTAACCCCGCTACTCTACCGCAAGCAGAATCAAACAACCTGA